GCCCCTATATATCCAGACACCTTTTCTCTCTTACGGTTGCGATAACTTTCTGCGTCTATATTCCCGTGGTGAGCGATATCCCAGCGCGCTGTGCGGATGATGTTCGTTGTAATGACTGAACGCCACCGCCAAGTTCATCACCGCTGCCTGGCTGTCCGGTTTCGGCATCATGTTGATGTAATCCCGCTTTATCGTCTTCACGAAGCTTTCTGCTATGCCGTTGCTTTCCGGGCTGCGGACTGCTGTTGTGCACGGCTCCAGTCCCAACATCCGAGCGAACGCCCGCGTTTCATGCGCCCTGTACGCTGAACCGTTATCCGTCAGCCATTCCAGCGACTCTGTGGGCAACTCCCTTCCGAAGCGTTTTTCTACCGCACCCAACATGACATCCTGCACCGTTTCTTTGTCATAGCCTCCGGTACTGGCTGCCCAGTCGATTATCTCCCTGTCACAGCAGTCCTGCGCGAAGGTCACCCGCAGCTTTTCGCCATTGTCACAACGGAACTCGAAGCCATCTGAGCACCAGCGCCGGTTGCTCTCAGCCACCGCTACACGCCCCTTATGGGCCCGCTTCCGGCAAGGCTCAGCAGGCTTACGCTCAATGAGCAGATGGTGGGCTCGCATAATACGATATACCCGCTTTGCGTTAACCACTGGCAGACCCTTCCGCTCTGACTCCCGTCGCAGCAACGCCCATACACGGCGATAACCATACGTCGGCAGGTCAGCCACCTCCGTGCTTATTCGGGATAACACAGCGCTGTCGTCAAAATGGGATTGCCGTCTGCGATCCTGCCAGTCAGAGGGCCGGTGAACCCTGATACTCAGTTGCGCACGCGACACACCGATACTCCGGCAGACGTCGGTTAGTCGTCGTCCCCGGGCAACAAGGGCGCATGCGCAATCCATTTTTTTGCCCGGCCGAACTCCACGGCTTCTTTGAGTATTTCGGCTTCCATCGTCTTTTTACCCAGAAGTCGCTGGAGTTCGCGGATTTGCTTATTGGCTGCTGCCAGTTCGGAGGCCGGGACAACATCTTCACCGGCAGTAACAGCAGTCAGCGATCCCTCTTCATACTGTTTTCGCCATTTGAAGATCTGGTTGGCATTTATGCCATGCAGACGGGCAACGTGGGACACGGTCATGCCCGGCTCCATAGTCTGCTGAATAATGGCAATTTTTTCCTGTGGAGTACGACGCCGACGCCGCTCAGGTCCTGATAACACTTCAACCATCTTATTATTCTGACTGGTGTTAAACATAGTTCCAAGACTACCTCTTATTTTAAGAGAGGCGAAGTGTCTGGTGATCTATGGGGCCAGTCTACTTGACGACAAGCTCAGCCCGTGCGGAAGAGCCAGCGGCCTTTGCATTCACATTAAATGTGTTAACGTGATGAACTTCTGCTATAAAGCCATCCAGATTTCGCGCCTGACTGAACTGACCATCGTTGCGGGTAATTGTCGCCTTCATCAGTTCGTTTGCTTGGGTGAGGGCATCATCAATACCTCGGGCATAATCTCCGACATTGATTACGCCATGATTCTTGGCTGAACGTTCCAGCTCTTTGCCGATCCAGTTATTACGTGTTTTTCCCTTATGAAGGGATGCGGCTAGAGAGGCTTTAAGCTCTTGCTGGTGGTGAATAGTATTAACAATATCATCAGCATCACGTACAAGTGACTCATCATTATCCCAAAGGTCAGCATGCTTACGGAACTGAGTGACAAGCCAGTTTTTTGGCTCAACATTTCTTTCAAGGCTCGCTCCATGCACAAAATCTTTTATTAGTCTACCTGTTGACTCCGTATTTCCACCGGCGCTGTGAAAATCCTTTGAGAAAGTATCAGTTAGTTGTTCCTGAAAGAGATCGTTAGTGATGTGTGGCAAATCAGGAAGCAAAGGTGCTTCATTATTCTCAATCATGATTTATATCCTTATTCATCTATTACTTGTGTCAGTAAACCTGATTAATGCTTCAGCTAACTGTGCCTTAAGTTCTGACTGCAATGACTTAGGTGACAGAATTTTCAAATTAGGAAGCCAGTAGCGTACCCATGGCAGCAACTGACGCTCATCTGCAATTTTGCAGGAGACTTCAAGGCTTCCGTCTTTGTTATGCTGAGTGATTACCTGACCTGGGAGTACGCTTCGGCGAAGAAAATAACCTGCAACACTGGCATCCACATGAAGAAGAACTTGGAATTTATTCAGACTAAACCAAACATCATCCTCTTCATCGATACACTGTTCTATCGATTTTTCAGGGATAAATTTTTCATCGCTTATCTTCAACCATGTGATTCCACTGAGAAGAAAACCTTTAAGGTTTTCCTTTTCCATTGCGGCGAGGTACCAGATATTTTTTACATTTACCAGTCGATATGGCTGTATGTATCGAGATCTGTTTTTATACAGAAATGAGCAGTATCTGTGCTCGTTAATCGACAGACTCAGTTGACTGAAATTATGCGAAAATGAGGTTTCAGTGATTTTTTCCGGAGCTAATGGTTTAATCAATAATTGTGGAAGGCCACTATCTTTCAAAAGTGCAGTCCAGAAAGTTGGGTTTTGTCCCGAAAATAACGTAGGAATTCCTAAGTTATTTATCAATTTATTAATATCATTCATTTGTAAGGATTGACGAAACCCTGGTGATAGTCGGTAACTGTCACCATGAATATGCTCAACTATGGAACTCAGTCGGTTTAGATCCCTAAATACGGTACGAACGGAAACTTGAAACATACCGGCTAACTGCTCACGTGTAATGTGCTCCTGCTGATGAAGCAAAACGATAATAGCTGCAAGACGACTAGCCAGTTTTTCGTATGACCCTGGAGAATTGCTCACATTAGCCTCCTTACCGGTAGAAATTGTCATTTAGTGTAATGCCGACTAATGACACTATGTGTCAGTGTAAATTGTGAAAAAATTATTATTAATGATTAAGATCAGTATGAGGTGACAACAGCTTAGCTGGCGTGCATAGAGTTTTCAGTCTGCGCTGTCAGGGGCTGCGCGCTAAGGCTTCACGCTAAGGTTTCACGGAAGTTCAGCCTGGTTAGTTATCGTGAGCACGGACTGCCGGTGTCTGAGAACCTGCTAAAGCAGGACTCCAGCGCCAGCGGCCCGAACCAGAAGTGGGCAGGTGATATCACGTACTTATGCACGGATGAAGGCTGGTTATATACCTTGCCGTGGTCATTGACCTGTGGTCGCGGGCTGTTACCGGTTGGTCAATGTTATCACGGATGACGGCATAGCTTGTCTGCGACGCGCTACAGATGGTGCTGTGGCGACGTAAGCGGCCGCAGAGCGTCATCGTTCATACCGATCGCGGTGGGCAATACTGCTCATCGGATTATCAGGCCTTGCTGAAACGGCATAATCTGTGGTGCAGTATGAGCGCAAGGGGCTGTTGCTACGATAATTTCTGCGTGGAAAGCTTCTTTCACACGCTGAAAGTGGAATGTATCCACGGAGAACACTTTGCCTGCCGGGAGATAATGTGGGCAACGGTGTTCAATTATATCGAATGCGATTACAATCGCTGGCACGGCTACTGGGGGGCTATAGACAATAAAATCCACGCAATTGCGTGGATTTTATTGTTTTTGTCGCTACTTATGAGAACCAGTAAGCTCTCATGAGACGACAGGTTTTATTTAGACGTTAAACAGGAAGTTCATCACATCGCCGTCTTTCACGATGTAGTCTTTCCCTTCGGCGCGCATCTTCCCGGCTTCTTTAGCGCCTTGTTCACCTTTGTAGGTGATGAAGTCGTCAAAAGAGATGGTCTGGGCGCGGATAAAGCCTTTTTCGAAGTCGGTATGAATTTTACCGGCGGCCTGCGGTGCGGTTGCCCCCACCGGGATAGTCCAGGCGCGCACTTCTTTGACCCCGGCGGTGAAGTAGGTCTGCAGGTTCAGCAGCGCGTAGCCCGCGCGGATCACGCGGTTCAGGCCCGGCTCTTCAATGCCCAGCTCGGCCATAAACTCATCGCGCTCTTCGTCGTCCAGCTCAGCGATATCCGCTTCTACTGCGGCACACACCGGAACCACAACGGAGCCTTCCTTCGCGGCGATTTCACGCACCTGATCGAGGTACGGGTTATTTTCAAAACCGTCTTCGTTCACGTTGGCGATATACATGGTCGGTTTCAGGGTCAGGAAGCTCAGATAGCGGATCGCCGCTTTGTCTTCCTCAGTCAGATCCAGGGCGCGCAGCATACCGGCGTTTTCCAGCTGCGGCAGGCATTTTTCCAGCGCCGCCAGCTCGGCTTTGGCGTCTTTATCGCCGCCTTTGGCTTTCTTCTGCACGCGGTGGATAGCGCGCTCGCAGGTGTCCAGATCAGATAGGGCCAGCTCAGTATTGATGACATCAATATCTTCCGCCGGGTTAACGCGCCCGGAAACGTGAATAATGTTGTCATTCTCAAAGCAGCGCACCACGTGGCCGATAGCTTCTGTTTCGCGAATATTGGTCAGGAACTGGTTGCCCAGGCCTTCACCTTTGGATGCGCCTTTAACCAGACCGGCGATATCCACAAACTCCATCGTGGTGGGCAGAATACGCTGAGGTTTGACGATTTCCGCCAGTTTGTCCAGACGCGGGTCAGGCATGGGGACGACGCCGGTGTTTGGCTCAATGGTACAAAACGGGAAGTTTGCTGCTTCGATCCCGGCTTTGGTAAGCGCATTGAAAAGGGTAGATTTACCAACGTTCGGCAGGCCGACGATACCGCATTTGAATCCCATGGTTCAGATCACCTTAATTGCTTTATAATCAGCGGGTTAAATAAAAACCCGTGCTGAAAAGAAAAATATCCCGATAGTATACACAAAAATGGCGTTTTCCGGAGGGCAAATACGCCCCCCGGCGCCGGTTATTGCGCTTTAAAGGCGTGTAACCGGTTAGTGGCTTTGGTCAGCCCCTCCCGGAGCCAGAGATCCGTGCAGCGCGCCGCCTCGTCAATGGCTTCATCAATCAGTTTCTGCTCGCTAACCGGGGGTTTACCCAGCACAAAACCGACAACTTTGTTTTTATCGCCCGGATGGCCAATTCCCACCCGCAAACGGTAAAAATTCGGGTTATTACCCAGCTTACTGATAATGTCCTTCAGGCCGTTGTGGCCACCGTGGCCACCCCCGAGTTTAAATTTTGCCACGCCCGGCGGCAGATCCAGCTCATCATGGGCGACGAGGATCTCATCCGGGTTAATGCGGTAAAAAGTCGCCATGGCCGCCACGGCTTTACCGCTAAGATTCATAAAGGTGGTGGGAACCAGCAGGCGGACATCCTGCCCCTCAAGGGTGAGGCGGGCAGTATAGCCATAGAATTTAGGCTCTTCCTTCAGTGGCGCACGCGCGTTCCCGGCCAGCAGATCCACATACCATGCGCCCGCATTGTGGCGGGTGGCGGCATATTCTGCGCCGGGGTTGGCCAGGCCGACAATCAATTTAATGGTCACGTAACTTTCCTGAAAAAGAGATAGCAAACGAAAAAACGGCACCTAGTTTACTGTGCCCGCCCGGGAATGACAAAGCGCTTCGCGGCGCAGAGATAACTGCATTTGGTAATGATTCGAATTTCATGTAATTCAACGCATTATTTGTAAAGTTTTGTTGACCAAATGTGATCATTTGCGCAGAACATGAAACATGGCTCCGCTATACTTACTCTTACAAGGAAAGGGGATATTCCCCGCCAGGCAGACATACCGGGGGTGACATATGAAACGCAAACACGCTTCGTTACTGGGTAATGTCCTGATGGGACTGGGGCTGGTCGTTATGGTTGTCGGGATTGGCTATTCCATTCTTAATCAGCTTCCCCAAATCAATCTTCCGCAATACTTTGAGCACGGTGCCTTGCTGAGTATTTTTGTGGGGGCCATTCTCTGGCTTGCCGGTGCGCGAGTTGGTGGTCGTGAGCGCGTTACCGATCGTTACTGGTGGGTGCGCCATTATGATAAACGCTGCCGTCGCAATCCTCGCCACGGCTGAAAAAACCACCGGTAAAACTATCAGGGCGACAGCGATGTCGCCCTTTACTGTTTTATGGCTGTAAATCCAGCATCGCCTCCCGTACATCCGGGAAGAAGGCCAGCTTACCGTGGATCGGCTGAATACCGCCCCGGGCCAGCGTGCGCAGTGGCTGAAACTGCAGGTTGCTTATCCGCAGCTCGCACCCTTCCGGCAACTTGGCAATAAAGCGCTGCAGCGCGTCCAGGCCACCGGCATCCAGCAGGGGCACCATATCCCACTGTAAAACGATAACCCGCATACCCTGCTGGCGGTTTGCCAGTTCGGTGAAGATTTTCTCCGCTGCGGCAAAGAACAGCGGGCCGGTGATACGCAGGGCCAGCACATCGTCCGGGTGTCCGGTCTCCAGCGCGACAAGCCGGGTCATACTGGCGATACGGCGCATAAACAGCAGTGATGCCAGCACAATCCCGACACTTATCGCGATAACCATATCGAACAGTACCGTCAGGGACATACAAATCAGCATGACGATAATATCGTCGCGCGGGGCGCGGCGCAGCAGGTTGATAACCTTGTGGGCCTCACTCATGTTCCAGGCCACCATCAGCAGCAGGGCGGCCATGGCGGAGAGCGGCAGCCAGGAGAGCAGTGGCGCCAGCGCCAGCAGGGCGAGGATCACCAGCAGGGAGTGGATAATCGCCGCCACCGGTGATGTGGCCCCGGCCCGCACGTTGGCAGCAGAGCGGGCAATGGCACCGGTGGCGGTAATACCGCCGAAGAACGGCGCCACAAGGTTACCGATCCCCTGGCCGAGCAGCTCACCGTTGGCGTTATGTTTGGTGCCGGTCATGCCGTCCAGCACCACGGCGCACAGCAGGGATTCAATGGCCCCGAGCACCGCCATGGAAAACGCCGCCGGCAGCAGCAGGCGGATGGTGTCCCAGTTCAGCGCGAAATCCGAACCGGGAATATTCCACGGCAGCACCAGTTGCGGCAGCAGCTGCGGGATCCCGTTCCCCTGGGTGCCGTCTGCCAGCACATAGTGGAAGCGGGAGCCAATAGTGGCGACCTGGGCGCCAAGCTGGTCGGCAATCACCATAACCGCACAACCGGCCAGCACGGCGGGCAGGTGGCCGGGCAGTTTTACCCCCAGCCGCGGCCAGAGGATCAGCACCGCAAGGGTCACAATACCGACCAGCGCATCCCCCCACTGTATGGTGGGCATAGCCATAACCAGCGCGGCCACTTTGGCCGGGTAGCTTTCCGGCATATGGGCCACGGTCAGCCCGAAGAAATCTTTCAGCTGCATGGTGGCGATGGTTATCCCGATACCGGAGGTAAACCCGAGGGTCACCGACAGGGGGATATACTCAATCAGCCGGCCAAAACGGGCGAGGGCGAAGAGGATCAGGAAAATGCCCGACAGCAGGGTGGCAATTAACAACCCCGCCAGACCAAACTGCTGGGCGACCGGGTACAGGATCACCACAAATGCCGCCGTCGGCCCGGAGACGCTAAAGCGTGAGCCGCCACAGACCGCAATCACAATCCCGGCCACGGCGGAGGTATACAGCCCGTACTGGGGGGCCACCCCGCTACCAATGGCCAGAGCCATCGCCAGCGGAATAGCGATAATCCCCACCGTTAACCCGGCGATTAAATCGCGAATAAAACGTGATGAGGTATATTTTTCATGCCAGCAGGCGTTCACCAGGGCGCGGAACGGCAGTACCTGGAAAAGCGAGTGTTGTTTCATGAATCCTTCCATGAGTAGTGAAAACGCAAAAAATAAAAAGGTCTACAAAGGTATAGCAATAACCCGTGGAAATTCCGGGGGCAATAAACGAAAAAACCCGCCGCAGCGGGTTTTTTCTCTTTACAGCAATTAATGCTCGAACATCGCAGAGATGGATTCTTCGTTGCTGATACGACGAATCGCTTCTGCCAGCATGCCGGACAGTGTCAGCGTGCGGACTTTGCCCAGAGCTTTGATTTCCGGTGACAGCGGGATGGTGTCACAAACGATAAATTCATCAATAACGGAGTTACGGATGTTTTCGATAGCATTGCCGGAGAAGATCGGGTGGGTGGCGTACGCGAATACGCGCTTGGCACCGCGCTCTTTGAGGGCTTCTGCCGCTTTGCACAGGGTGCCGCCGGTATCGATCATATCGTCGACCATGACGCAGTCGCGATCGGCAACGTCACCGATAATATGCATCACCTGAGACACGTTCGCGCGCGGGCGGCGTTTGTCGATGATGGCCATATCGGTATCGTTCAGCAGTTTAGCGATAGCGCGGGCGCGCACAACACCACCGATATCCGGGGAAACCACGATAGGGTTGTCGAAGTTTTTCTGCAGCATATCTTCCAGCAGAATCGGGCTACCGAAGACGTTGTCTACCGGCACGTCAAAGAACCCCTGGATCTGCTCAGCGTGCAGGTCAACGGTCAGCACACGGTCAACCCCAACGCTGGAGAGGAAATCCGCTACCACTTTCGCGGTGATAGGCACGCGGGCGGAGCGAACGCGGCGGTCCTGACGGGCATAACCGAAATAAGGGATAACAGCGGTGATACGGCCTGCGGATGCGCGGCGCAGGGCATCAACCATAACAACCAGTTCCATCAGGTTGTCGTTAGTAGGAGCACAAGTGGACTGGATGATGAAAATATCACCACCGCGGACGTTTTCATTGATTTGTACGCTGACTTCGCCGTCGCTAAAGCGACCTACGGCGGCGTCGCCGAGAGAAGTGTACAGGCGGTTGGCAATACGTTGTGCTAGTTCCGGTGTGGCGTTACCAGCAAAAAGCTTCATATCAGGCACGAGAAAAACCTCAGGCATGCGTCCAGTGGTGGATGATGACCAGCGCATAAAGCGGGGGAGTGGTACACCATCCAGGCGGTGTGATTAAATTGAGCGCGATGCAACGTCTGAAACAGGGTGACGTTGTCACCAACACTCAGCTTGCCCGGAAATAACCCGGTGTAGCGCAGAGACATTCGCCCCCCGCGCAACAAACC
This Shimwellia blattae DSM 4481 = NBRC 105725 DNA region includes the following protein-coding sequences:
- the ychF gene encoding redox-regulated ATPase YchF, with the translated sequence MGFKCGIVGLPNVGKSTLFNALTKAGIEAANFPFCTIEPNTGVVPMPDPRLDKLAEIVKPQRILPTTMEFVDIAGLVKGASKGEGLGNQFLTNIRETEAIGHVVRCFENDNIIHVSGRVNPAEDIDVINTELALSDLDTCERAIHRVQKKAKGGDKDAKAELAALEKCLPQLENAGMLRALDLTEEDKAAIRYLSFLTLKPTMYIANVNEDGFENNPYLDQVREIAAKEGSVVVPVCAAVEADIAELDDEERDEFMAELGIEEPGLNRVIRAGYALLNLQTYFTAGVKEVRAWTIPVGATAPQAAGKIHTDFEKGFIRAQTISFDDFITYKGEQGAKEAGKMRAEGKDYIVKDGDVMNFLFNV
- the prs gene encoding ribose-phosphate diphosphokinase, with translation MPDMKLFAGNATPELAQRIANRLYTSLGDAAVGRFSDGEVSVQINENVRGGDIFIIQSTCAPTNDNLMELVVMVDALRRASAGRITAVIPYFGYARQDRRVRSARVPITAKVVADFLSSVGVDRVLTVDLHAEQIQGFFDVPVDNVFGSPILLEDMLQKNFDNPIVVSPDIGGVVRARAIAKLLNDTDMAIIDKRRPRANVSQVMHIIGDVADRDCVMVDDMIDTGGTLCKAAEALKERGAKRVFAYATHPIFSGNAIENIRNSVIDEFIVCDTIPLSPEIKALGKVRTLTLSGMLAEAIRRISNEESISAMFEH
- the dauA gene encoding C4-dicarboxylic acid transporter DauA, which codes for MKQHSLFQVLPFRALVNACWHEKYTSSRFIRDLIAGLTVGIIAIPLAMALAIGSGVAPQYGLYTSAVAGIVIAVCGGSRFSVSGPTAAFVVILYPVAQQFGLAGLLIATLLSGIFLILFALARFGRLIEYIPLSVTLGFTSGIGITIATMQLKDFFGLTVAHMPESYPAKVAALVMAMPTIQWGDALVGIVTLAVLILWPRLGVKLPGHLPAVLAGCAVMVIADQLGAQVATIGSRFHYVLADGTQGNGIPQLLPQLVLPWNIPGSDFALNWDTIRLLLPAAFSMAVLGAIESLLCAVVLDGMTGTKHNANGELLGQGIGNLVAPFFGGITATGAIARSAANVRAGATSPVAAIIHSLLVILALLALAPLLSWLPLSAMAALLLMVAWNMSEAHKVINLLRRAPRDDIIVMLICMSLTVLFDMVIAISVGIVLASLLFMRRIASMTRLVALETGHPDDVLALRITGPLFFAAAEKIFTELANRQQGMRVIVLQWDMVPLLDAGGLDALQRFIAKLPEGCELRISNLQFQPLRTLARGGIQPIHGKLAFFPDVREAMLDLQP
- the ychH gene encoding stress-induced protein YchH encodes the protein MKRKHASLLGNVLMGLGLVVMVVGIGYSILNQLPQINLPQYFEHGALLSIFVGAILWLAGARVGGRERVTDRYWWVRHYDKRCRRNPRHG
- the pth gene encoding aminoacyl-tRNA hydrolase, which codes for MTIKLIVGLANPGAEYAATRHNAGAWYVDLLAGNARAPLKEEPKFYGYTARLTLEGQDVRLLVPTTFMNLSGKAVAAMATFYRINPDEILVAHDELDLPPGVAKFKLGGGHGGHNGLKDIISKLGNNPNFYRLRVGIGHPGDKNKVVGFVLGKPPVSEQKLIDEAIDEAARCTDLWLREGLTKATNRLHAFKAQ
- a CDS encoding IS3 family transposase (programmed frameshift), with the translated sequence MVEVLSGPERRRRRTPQEKIAIIQQTMEPGMTVSHVARLHGINANQIFKWRKQYEEGSLTAVTAGEDVVPASELAAANKQIRELQRLLGKKTMEAEILKEAVEFGRGKKMDCACALVARGRRLTDVCRSIGVSRAQLSIRVHRPSDWQDRRRQSHFDDSAVLSRISTEVADLPTYGYRRVWALLRRESERKGLPVVNAKRVYRIMRAHHLLIERKPAEPCRKRAHKGRVAVAESNRRWCSDGFEFRCDNGEKLRVTFAQDCCDREIIDWAASTGGYDKETVQDVMLGAVEKRFGRELPTESLEWLTDNGSAYRAHETRAFARMLGLEPCTTAVRSPESNGIAESFVKTIKRDYINMMPKPDSQAAVMNLAVAFSHYNEHHPHSALGYRSPREYRRRKLSQP
- a CDS encoding helix-turn-helix transcriptional regulator encodes the protein MSNSPGSYEKLASRLAAIIVLLHQQEHITREQLAGMFQVSVRTVFRDLNRLSSIVEHIHGDSYRLSPGFRQSLQMNDINKLINNLGIPTLFSGQNPTFWTALLKDSGLPQLLIKPLAPEKITETSFSHNFSQLSLSINEHRYCSFLYKNRSRYIQPYRLVNVKNIWYLAAMEKENLKGFLLSGITWLKISDEKFIPEKSIEQCIDEEDDVWFSLNKFQVLLHVDASVAGYFLRRSVLPGQVITQHNKDGSLEVSCKIADERQLLPWVRYWLPNLKILSPKSLQSELKAQLAEALIRFTDTSNR